A single region of the Melopsittacus undulatus isolate bMelUnd1 chromosome 10, bMelUnd1.mat.Z, whole genome shotgun sequence genome encodes:
- the SLC2A10 gene encoding solute carrier family 2, facilitated glucose transporter member 10 isoform X2, with protein MGRGLLVLLLSATVSLLGGLIFGYELGIISGALLQLQTDFHLSCFKQEVLVSALLIGALLASLVGGILIDHYGRRRAILVSNLVLLVGSLVLTLSRSFLGLVIGRMTVGFAISVSSMACCIYVSEMVAAHQRGLLVSLYEAGITIGILLSYALNYIFADVDEGWRYMFGLAIAPTAMQFLSILFLPMNPVKLSSWDSDCQKGLIQLQDTEEKAAGKREPYKKDYSFLDLFRTRDNMRRRTLVGLGLVLFQQFTGQPNVLGYASKIFHSVGFQSNSSAILASVGLGAIKVVATLVAMAFADKAGRRVLLMAGCVVMAISVTTISLTSRVAPLAMARDCKVAADANGSHSLTQHALAPLSSKSAVSPIPPASDAVRSQADPGFAATRSLSEVFTSTQTREVVADSSLTQKRGFVGQSKRETVASTGPPFGGAPWTEHMVLNWITLLSMMAFVSAFSIGFGPMTWLVLSEIYPAGIRGRAFAFCNSFNWAANLLISLSFLDLIDAIGFSWMFLLYGLMGVMAVIFIYLFVPETKGQSLEEIEQQFSRKRVWEGNVLKQKHARGASCTHAQYQRVEHGSST; from the exons ATGG GTCGTGGACTGCTGGTCCTCCTGTTGTCTGCAACAGTCTCTCTCCTGGGTGGGCTGATATTTGGATACGAGCTGGGCATTATCTCCGGTGCACTGCTGCAGTTGCAGACAGACTTTCACCTCAGCTGCTTCAAGCAAGAAGTTCTTGTGAGTGCCCTTCTTATCGGAGCTCTCCTCGCCTCTCTGGTTGGGGGGATCCTCATTGACCACTATGGAAGGAGAAGAGCAATCCTGGTCAGCAACTTGGTCCTGTTGGTTGGCAGCCTTGTTCTTACACTGTCAAGGTCATTTCTTGGTCTGGTCATCGGGCGCATGACTGTGGGCTTTGCCATCTCTGTCTCATCCATGGCCTGCTGCATCTACGTCTCAGAAATGGTGGCTGCTCATCAGCGAGGGCTCCTGGTGTCTCTCTATGAAGCAGGCATCACCATAGGCATCCTACTGTCCTATGCACTGAATTACATCTTTGCGGATGTGGATGAGGGATGGAGGTACATGTTTGGATTGGCCATTGCCCCGACAGCCATGCAGTTCCTCAGCATCCTCTTTCTCCCAATGAACCCTGTTAAATTAAGCTCATGGGATTCTGACTGCCAGAAGGGCCTCATTCAATTGCAGGACActgaggaaaaagcagcaggaaagcgTGAGCCCTACAAGAAGGATTACTCATTTCTTGACCTTTTCAGAACCAGAGACAACATGAGAAGGCGGACTTTGGTGGGCCTGGGACTGGTGCTCTTCCAGCAGTTCACTGGGCAACCCAATGTGCTGGGCTATGCCTCCAAAATCTTCCACTCCGTGGGATTCCAGAGCAACTCCTCAGCAATCCTGGCTTCTGTTGGGCTGGGGGCAATAAAAGTGGTGGCCACACTCGTCGCGATGGCCTTTGCAGACAAGGCTGGCAGGAGGGTGCTGCTCATGGCTGGTTGTGTGGTGATGGCCATTTCTGTCACCACCATCAGCCTCACCAGCCGTGTTGCTCCACTGGCCATGGCCAGGGACTGCAAAGTAGCCGCAGATGCCAATGGATCCCACAGCCTCACCCAGCACGCCCTGGCACCATTATCCTCCAAGTCTGCTGTATCACCCATCCCACCAGCATCAGATGCTGTCAGAAGTCAGGCAGACCCTGGTTTCGCTGCCACGAGGAGCCTTTCAGAAGTTTTTACAAGTACTCAAACCAGAGAGGTTGTTGCTGATTCTTCCCTCACTCAGAAAAGGGGCTTTGTAGGTCAGTCCAAAAGAGAGACAGTGGCAAGCACAGGCCCTCCGTTTGGTGGTGCTCCCTGGACAGAACATATGGTCTTAAATTGGATTACGCTGCTGAGCATGATGGCTTTTGTGAGCGCCTTCTCAATTGGATTTGGACCAA TGACCTGGCTGGTCCTCAGTGAGATCTACCCTGCTGGGATAAGAGGAAGAGCCTTTGCCTTCTGTAACAGCTTTAACTGGGCTGCTAATTTACTGATCAGCCTCTCCTTCCTGGACCTTATTG ATGCCATTGGTTTCTCTTGGATGTTTCTTCTCTACGGACTGATGGGAGTGATGGCTGTTATATTCATTTACCTTTTTGTTCCGGAAACAAAGGGACAGTCCTTAGAGGAGATAGAGCAGCAGTTCTCCAGGAAACG GGTGTGGGAAGGAAACGTGTTGAAGCAGAAGCATGCAAGAGGAGCGAGCTGCACTCACGCACAGTACCAGAGAGTGGAGCATGGCAGCAGCACATGA
- the SLC2A10 gene encoding solute carrier family 2, facilitated glucose transporter member 10 isoform X1: MGRGLLVLLLSATVSLLGGLIFGYELGIISGALLQLQTDFHLSCFKQEVLVSALLIGALLASLVGGILIDHYGRRRAILVSNLVLLVGSLVLTLSRSFLGLVIGRMTVGFAISVSSMACCIYVSEMVAAHQRGLLVSLYEAGITIGILLSYALNYIFADVDEGWRYMFGLAIAPTAMQFLSILFLPMNPVKLSSWDSDCQKGLIQLQDTEEKAAGKREPYKKDYSFLDLFRTRDNMRRRTLVGLGLVLFQQFTGQPNVLGYASKIFHSVGFQSNSSAILASVGLGAIKVVATLVAMAFADKAGRRVLLMAGCVVMAISVTTISLTSRVAPLAMARDCKVAADANGSHSLTQHALAPLSSKSAVSPIPPASDAVRSQADPGFAATRSLSEVFTSTQTREVVADSSLTQKRGFVGQSKRETVASTGPPFGGAPWTEHMVLNWITLLSMMAFVSAFSIGFGPMTWLVLSEIYPAGIRGRAFAFCNSFNWAANLLISLSFLDLIDAIGFSWMFLLYGLMGVMAVIFIYLFVPETKGQSLEEIEQQFSRKRRVWEGNVLKQKHARGASCTHAQYQRVEHGSST; the protein is encoded by the exons ATGG GTCGTGGACTGCTGGTCCTCCTGTTGTCTGCAACAGTCTCTCTCCTGGGTGGGCTGATATTTGGATACGAGCTGGGCATTATCTCCGGTGCACTGCTGCAGTTGCAGACAGACTTTCACCTCAGCTGCTTCAAGCAAGAAGTTCTTGTGAGTGCCCTTCTTATCGGAGCTCTCCTCGCCTCTCTGGTTGGGGGGATCCTCATTGACCACTATGGAAGGAGAAGAGCAATCCTGGTCAGCAACTTGGTCCTGTTGGTTGGCAGCCTTGTTCTTACACTGTCAAGGTCATTTCTTGGTCTGGTCATCGGGCGCATGACTGTGGGCTTTGCCATCTCTGTCTCATCCATGGCCTGCTGCATCTACGTCTCAGAAATGGTGGCTGCTCATCAGCGAGGGCTCCTGGTGTCTCTCTATGAAGCAGGCATCACCATAGGCATCCTACTGTCCTATGCACTGAATTACATCTTTGCGGATGTGGATGAGGGATGGAGGTACATGTTTGGATTGGCCATTGCCCCGACAGCCATGCAGTTCCTCAGCATCCTCTTTCTCCCAATGAACCCTGTTAAATTAAGCTCATGGGATTCTGACTGCCAGAAGGGCCTCATTCAATTGCAGGACActgaggaaaaagcagcaggaaagcgTGAGCCCTACAAGAAGGATTACTCATTTCTTGACCTTTTCAGAACCAGAGACAACATGAGAAGGCGGACTTTGGTGGGCCTGGGACTGGTGCTCTTCCAGCAGTTCACTGGGCAACCCAATGTGCTGGGCTATGCCTCCAAAATCTTCCACTCCGTGGGATTCCAGAGCAACTCCTCAGCAATCCTGGCTTCTGTTGGGCTGGGGGCAATAAAAGTGGTGGCCACACTCGTCGCGATGGCCTTTGCAGACAAGGCTGGCAGGAGGGTGCTGCTCATGGCTGGTTGTGTGGTGATGGCCATTTCTGTCACCACCATCAGCCTCACCAGCCGTGTTGCTCCACTGGCCATGGCCAGGGACTGCAAAGTAGCCGCAGATGCCAATGGATCCCACAGCCTCACCCAGCACGCCCTGGCACCATTATCCTCCAAGTCTGCTGTATCACCCATCCCACCAGCATCAGATGCTGTCAGAAGTCAGGCAGACCCTGGTTTCGCTGCCACGAGGAGCCTTTCAGAAGTTTTTACAAGTACTCAAACCAGAGAGGTTGTTGCTGATTCTTCCCTCACTCAGAAAAGGGGCTTTGTAGGTCAGTCCAAAAGAGAGACAGTGGCAAGCACAGGCCCTCCGTTTGGTGGTGCTCCCTGGACAGAACATATGGTCTTAAATTGGATTACGCTGCTGAGCATGATGGCTTTTGTGAGCGCCTTCTCAATTGGATTTGGACCAA TGACCTGGCTGGTCCTCAGTGAGATCTACCCTGCTGGGATAAGAGGAAGAGCCTTTGCCTTCTGTAACAGCTTTAACTGGGCTGCTAATTTACTGATCAGCCTCTCCTTCCTGGACCTTATTG ATGCCATTGGTTTCTCTTGGATGTTTCTTCTCTACGGACTGATGGGAGTGATGGCTGTTATATTCATTTACCTTTTTGTTCCGGAAACAAAGGGACAGTCCTTAGAGGAGATAGAGCAGCAGTTCTCCAGGAAACG CAGGGTGTGGGAAGGAAACGTGTTGAAGCAGAAGCATGCAAGAGGAGCGAGCTGCACTCACGCACAGTACCAGAGAGTGGAGCATGGCAGCAGCACATGA